A portion of the Paenibacillus marchantiae genome contains these proteins:
- a CDS encoding response regulator transcription factor, with the protein MKKVWQVVIVDIHPTSMLGTKLILEEQQDLLVRGMTSTGSEGLDLVNIHQPDLILMDYRLPEGQADQYISQMKNLSAHSHIIILTDEDNVKLFRHLISLGASGMLSKQASPSQLIHLISGLREGCVSIPLSWLASSEWAQPVESPAEELIVELTETETFIMERIVQGVTYDKIASEINVSRRSIDNYLRKIYVKLDVSSRAQAIERYALYARQTKTVS; encoded by the coding sequence ATGAAAAAAGTATGGCAGGTGGTCATCGTAGATATCCACCCCACCAGCATGCTGGGAACAAAATTGATTTTGGAAGAACAGCAGGATCTGTTGGTACGGGGGATGACTTCGACCGGGTCCGAAGGTCTTGACCTGGTGAACATTCACCAGCCCGATCTGATTTTGATGGATTACCGGCTTCCTGAGGGCCAGGCGGATCAGTATATATCCCAAATGAAAAATCTGTCGGCTCATAGTCACATCATTATTCTAACGGACGAGGACAATGTAAAATTATTTCGTCATCTGATCAGTCTTGGTGCTAGTGGTATGCTGTCCAAACAGGCTTCCCCTAGCCAGCTGATTCATCTGATTTCCGGGTTGCGTGAGGGATGTGTATCCATTCCTTTATCATGGTTAGCCAGTTCAGAGTGGGCTCAGCCCGTCGAATCTCCTGCAGAAGAACTTATTGTTGAATTAACAGAAACCGAAACTTTTATCATGGAAAGAATTGTTCAGGGCGTAACCTATGATAAAATAGCCAGTGAGATTAACGTTAGCAGACGTTCGATTGATAATTACCTGCGTAAAATATACGTGAAACTGGATGTAAGCAGCAGGGCACAGGCGATTGAACGTTACGCTTTATATGCGAGGCAGACCAAAACCGTATCCTGA
- a CDS encoding aminotransferase-like domain-containing protein — protein sequence MKYFFASRTNRLLTSPLRDIREMSGRDYFISLAEELPAEELFPFKLLEEAAVSVFSSGPSALQYGEPAGYRPLREWLDNDWNARKGIRTVPEQILLTTGTQQAIDLVMRLLLEPGDSVLVEHPTSPGCLEVLEMQGAKIVPVTGDGDGILPDLLEHHMQQVRPKLLFAAPSFSNPTGVLWSMERREAVLDLCSRYGVLLVEDDSYGELHFDGLEPADFYRKYPSLFALDTADQGGHVLYIGSFSKTVAPALRTGWAAGHPALIQAMASVKRIADGQSSPMNQRLLYQLLAHSPFKWSDHLSMLNREYKTRLKLMLELLKRPGWKGSQYSIPEGGMYLWVQLPDGLDSGALLKAALLKGVSFLPGSLCSTGEQDHRYIRLNFSHPGRDELLLGMNLISESITEFTARS from the coding sequence ATGAAGTATTTCTTCGCCTCCCGTACAAACAGGCTTTTGACATCACCGCTGAGGGACATACGTGAGATGTCTGGTCGGGATTATTTCATTTCTCTGGCAGAAGAACTGCCTGCGGAGGAGCTGTTTCCATTCAAACTGCTGGAAGAAGCAGCGGTGTCTGTATTTAGTTCCGGACCCTCCGCATTGCAGTATGGCGAGCCGGCAGGGTACAGACCGTTGAGAGAATGGCTGGACAATGATTGGAATGCTCGCAAGGGCATACGGACAGTCCCGGAGCAGATTTTATTGACCACAGGGACTCAGCAGGCCATCGATCTTGTGATGCGTTTGCTGCTTGAGCCTGGAGATTCCGTACTGGTCGAGCATCCTACCTCTCCAGGCTGTCTCGAGGTTCTGGAGATGCAAGGTGCCAAAATCGTGCCCGTCACAGGCGATGGGGATGGCATTTTGCCTGACCTTTTGGAGCATCACATGCAGCAGGTGAGACCGAAGCTGCTTTTTGCTGCACCCAGTTTTTCCAATCCAACCGGCGTGCTTTGGAGTATGGAACGGCGTGAGGCTGTGCTTGATCTGTGTTCACGCTACGGAGTGCTGCTCGTGGAAGATGACTCCTATGGTGAACTTCATTTCGATGGATTGGAACCAGCAGACTTCTACCGGAAATATCCTTCCCTCTTTGCGCTGGATACAGCGGATCAGGGTGGACATGTTCTCTACATTGGTTCGTTTAGCAAAACTGTAGCACCTGCCCTGCGTACAGGTTGGGCTGCCGGACATCCGGCCTTGATCCAGGCTATGGCCTCCGTGAAACGGATAGCAGACGGACAGTCCAGTCCCATGAATCAGCGGTTATTGTATCAACTGCTTGCCCATTCTCCTTTTAAGTGGAGTGATCATCTCTCCATGCTGAACAGGGAGTATAAGACCAGACTCAAGCTTATGCTCGAATTGTTGAAGCGCCCGGGTTGGAAAGGCAGTCAGTATAGCATTCCTGAAGGGGGGATGTATCTGTGGGTACAGTTACCGGATGGATTGGACAGCGGAGCTCTGCTCAAAGCAGCGCTGTTAAAAGGGGTGTCCTTCCTTCCCGGTTCCCTCTGCTCCACGGGTGAACAGGATCATCGGTACATCCGGTTGAACTTCAGTCATCCCGGCCGGGATGAGTTGCTGCTTGGCATGAATCTGATCAGTGAGTCCATAACAGAGTTTACAGCCCGGAGCTAA
- a CDS encoding FMN-dependent NADH-azoreductase: MSNILFVKANDRPADQAVSVQLYDAFLSAYKESHPGDTVTELDLYNTDIPYYGNTVITGGYKAANGIEATAEEQKAAALAAQLQDQFLAADKVVFAFPLWNFTVPAPLVNYISYLSQAGKMFKYTAEGPVGLVGDKKVALLNARGGVYSVEPMASAEMSVKYVTNVLNFWGIQNPELVIVEGHNASPDRSQEIVAAGLKLASEVAASF, encoded by the coding sequence ATGTCTAACATTTTATTTGTCAAAGCAAACGACCGTCCTGCAGATCAAGCAGTCAGCGTACAATTGTACGATGCATTTTTGAGCGCATACAAAGAATCCCACCCAGGTGACACAGTTACCGAACTGGATCTCTACAATACAGATATTCCATACTACGGCAACACTGTAATTACAGGTGGATACAAAGCCGCTAATGGTATCGAAGCAACTGCTGAAGAGCAAAAAGCAGCTGCACTGGCAGCACAATTGCAAGATCAATTCTTGGCAGCAGACAAAGTAGTATTTGCATTCCCACTGTGGAACTTCACTGTTCCAGCACCACTGGTAAACTACATTTCCTACCTGAGCCAAGCTGGAAAAATGTTCAAATACACTGCTGAAGGCCCTGTAGGTCTGGTAGGCGACAAAAAAGTGGCATTGTTGAACGCACGTGGCGGAGTTTACTCCGTAGAGCCTATGGCATCCGCTGAAATGTCCGTTAAATATGTAACAAATGTACTGAACTTCTGGGGTATCCAAAACCCTGAACTGGTTATCGTTGAAGGCCACAATGCTTCACCTGACCGTTCCCAAGAGATCGTAGCAGCAGGTCTGAAATTGGCTTCCGAAGTAGCAGCAAGCTTCTAA
- a CDS encoding DUF2161 domain-containing phosphodiesterase gives MAVKYETELYSPVKAFFERRGYDVKAEVKHCDLVGVKSDQNEPLIVEMKKTFNLSLLLQGMQRLKLSPFVYLAVERNRSKRGAVNQRWGELTALCRQLGLGLITVTFYKTKSPLIDVLCEPAAQAPMSGSGSTGVRKGGIRRQRLLKEFDERSGDYNTGGSTRRQLVTAYREKALRVASALRAQGEASPASISKQTSVGSAAAILQKNYYGWFERLSRGRYVLTVKGVQALTEHAHMLEDNDMIERSINELEMDISLNQHDDSELEFIAEVAEPYLIHGKND, from the coding sequence ATGGCAGTAAAGTACGAAACCGAGTTATATTCGCCTGTAAAGGCTTTTTTCGAACGACGCGGCTACGACGTGAAGGCTGAAGTCAAACATTGTGACCTGGTTGGGGTCAAATCGGATCAAAATGAACCACTCATTGTGGAGATGAAAAAAACATTTAATCTGTCTCTGCTGTTACAGGGAATGCAGCGCCTGAAGCTCAGCCCCTTCGTGTATCTGGCTGTTGAGCGGAACCGCAGCAAGCGTGGTGCCGTGAACCAGCGCTGGGGCGAATTGACCGCACTGTGCAGACAACTTGGGCTAGGGCTTATCACCGTTACGTTCTACAAAACCAAATCACCTCTGATTGATGTGCTGTGCGAACCTGCTGCCCAAGCTCCTATGTCTGGTAGCGGCAGCACCGGTGTCCGTAAAGGCGGTATACGGCGGCAACGACTGCTGAAGGAATTCGACGAGCGAAGTGGTGACTACAACACAGGAGGAAGCACACGCAGGCAGCTGGTCACCGCTTACAGGGAAAAAGCATTACGTGTAGCTTCCGCCCTTCGCGCTCAGGGAGAAGCCTCCCCCGCCTCGATCAGTAAACAGACAAGTGTGGGTTCCGCTGCGGCCATTTTGCAAAAAAACTATTATGGCTGGTTCGAGCGCTTATCCCGTGGACGATATGTGCTGACGGTTAAGGGTGTGCAGGCACTAACTGAGCATGCTCACATGCTTGAGGATAATGATATGATTGAACGGAGTATAAATGAACTAGAAATGGATATTTCCTTGAATCAACATGACGACAGTGAGCTTGAGTTTATTGCGGAAGTAGCGGAGCCCTACCTGATCCATGGAAAGAATGACTGA